TATAAGATATTGGCTGATGTTGACATAAAGAAATGTTAATTTTTGGATACATTGAAGTCATTTCTTGTGAAAATATTTTTAAAATTAGAGGGTTATGTTTGATAGCGCCCCCATTACAATAAAAGTTAAATGGTTCGCCTTGATAACTGATTTTTTTAAGTACCGCACAAGCAAGGAGCACTAATTCATGGGCTGCCTGAGTGGATATTTGAATAGCACATGTATCTTTTTTGGCAACGGCATCGGCCAAAAATGCCCCCATTTTGGCTAATTGTGCATTTGTATAAGAAGGGCGGAATAACCATGCTGCGAGCTCGGTGACATCCTGAATACGTAAATAGTTATAAACAGCATCTTTTAATAGCGTCGCTTCACCTCGGCCATCTTCCATCCGGAAAATGGCACGTATAACTTCCTGCCCAAGCCAATAGCCACTTCCTTCATCGCCCGCACGATGGCCCCAACCACCAGTGCGGGCTATTTGTTGCCCATCGAATGCATAGGCAATAGCCCCAGTTCCTGCGATTAGTAGCGCACCTGCTTGTCCAGCAGTAACACCTAATAAAGTAGCTTGTGCATCATTTTCGACGATTAACGTCTGGATGTCTAGCTGTTCCGCTGTAATTGCCTCATGAACCATTGCAGTCACATTTTGCTGATCCTTTGGAGAATCAATTCCAGCCATAGCAAACGTGGCGACGGCGATTTTAGAGATAGCTTGGTCCTGCAAAAATACTCGAGCTTTGCTTAATAACGCTCGTAGTATTTCTGTTGCAGACGCTATGCCGATTGCCTGATAGTTGGATCCTCCCATTGTTGTTGTATATTGAATTTCACCTGACTCGGCATGTACGATGGCACATGCCGTTTTAGTTGCACCGCCGTCTATTATTAGTAGCCATTTATTCATTGATCCCATTCCTCTATAAACAAAATTAATTGCTTCTCCGCCTCTGTAATAGCTGATTCTTTCTGTTGAATCCACTCAAGTAAGGTATTGGCTTGTGCCTTCGAACGTTCGATAGAAGCCCGCATCGTTTCAGGGGAGGGGCCACCTAGTAATGTTCTGACATTTACGAAGAACTCGGGTTTTAAAGTATGGTAGAAATCTTCTTCAGAAATAACTAACGGTTTGCCAGTAACCAATTTGGCTTGTGTATTGGCTAATCCCCACGTAAGACTTGCCAATGATTCTTCACCGTGAGCAAGCAATACTTTAATACATTTACTTACGATACTATGGGCTTGGCGAAATGAAATACCTTCCGAACGGACTAAAGTATCAGCAAGTTCTGTTACATTGGCAAAGCTATTTTCTGCACGGTTTCGAAGCTTTTTCTTGTTGACATCCATTGTGACAACAAGCGAGCCAAATAATTTATATATACCTATTAATCGATCCATCGCTCTCCATAAATACGGTTGCATATCGTCCTCTGTATCAACAATATCACCAAACGGTGTATTATGTACCATTTGTAGCACTGTACTTGCATCTCCAACAACCGCAGATAATAATGAGCGCGTATGCTCAATGGACACAGGGTTTCGCTTTTGAGGCATAATAGAGCTAATTTGAACGTATGGACTTGCAAGTGTAAAGGCATTGAATTCCTGCGTAGCCCATAGTAAAAAGTCTTGTGAAGTACGGCCGAGGTTCAGTGCCGCAAGCTGCACAATACTTGCTGTTTCAGCAATATAATCAGCTCCAGCAACCGCATCCCACGCATTTTCAATAATATCGTCAAAAGCTAATAAGTCTCGCATACGCTCGCGGCTAATGTTAAAGCCAGTTGTCGTTAAGGCGGCTGCCCCCATACTGCTCCGATTTATCGTTTTATAGCAATGCTGCATGCGCTCAAAATCACGATCTAGCTGATCGATCACAGCTTTTAAATAATGGGCAAAAGTGGTCGGTTGAGCTTGTTGCGTATGTGTATAGCCAATCATGATCGTATCAATATGCTCCTCGGCAGCTGCAATTAAATCACCGCGTAATTTAAGCAATTCCCCCATAAGCATTAATAATTTTTTGCGCAG
This DNA window, taken from Lysinibacillus sp. FSL M8-0337, encodes the following:
- a CDS encoding BadF/BadG/BcrA/BcrD ATPase family protein, coding for MNKWLLIIDGGATKTACAIVHAESGEIQYTTTMGGSNYQAIGIASATEILRALLSKARVFLQDQAISKIAVATFAMAGIDSPKDQQNVTAMVHEAITAEQLDIQTLIVENDAQATLLGVTAGQAGALLIAGTGAIAYAFDGQQIARTGGWGHRAGDEGSGYWLGQEVIRAIFRMEDGRGEATLLKDAVYNYLRIQDVTELAAWLFRPSYTNAQLAKMGAFLADAVAKKDTCAIQISTQAAHELVLLACAVLKKISYQGEPFNFYCNGGAIKHNPLILKIFSQEMTSMYPKINISLCQHQPISYIINRSKRAYDNL
- the argH gene encoding argininosuccinate lyase, giving the protein MFEDFRNKIQQEDGIIFPSNIYRKIVLQPAYDEAKKNFLTIMLQINIAHLKMLEEQGLVKKEEAKQIALALKKLDLNYYRIEDYSPQYEDLFFRIENKLIELAGDVAGNLHIGRSRNDMGIAIYRMTLRKKLLMLMGELLKLRGDLIAAAEEHIDTIMIGYTHTQQAQPTTFAHYLKAVIDQLDRDFERMQHCYKTINRSSMGAAALTTTGFNISRERMRDLLAFDDIIENAWDAVAGADYIAETASIVQLAALNLGRTSQDFLLWATQEFNAFTLASPYVQISSIMPQKRNPVSIEHTRSLLSAVVGDASTVLQMVHNTPFGDIVDTEDDMQPYLWRAMDRLIGIYKLFGSLVVTMDVNKKKLRNRAENSFANVTELADTLVRSEGISFRQAHSIVSKCIKVLLAHGEESLASLTWGLANTQAKLVTGKPLVISEEDFYHTLKPEFFVNVRTLLGGPSPETMRASIERSKAQANTLLEWIQQKESAITEAEKQLILFIEEWDQ